The proteins below are encoded in one region of Pseudonocardia sp. DSM 110487:
- a CDS encoding ABC transporter ATP-binding protein, whose protein sequence is MTVARTDPALRATGALEGDAVLQLKDLVVEFPVGGGKVVHAVSGISLEVRRGETLGLVGESGCGKSTTGRAIMQLPRPTSGSVVFDGRDLTTLSHRELRELRPKLQMIFQDPISSLNPRRRIPDIVGDPLVVWGRGDERARVVPEVLAAVGLDPEQVADRRPHQFSGGQCQRVSIARALVLDPEVLICDEPVSALDVSVQAQILNLLEDMKRRYGLTLVFIAHDLGVVRNISDRVAVMYLGRICELGETTALFDDPVHPYTRLLVSSIPSMETVTGADIEMADRGRGEMPSPIDPPSGCRFRTRCPLATERCAAEVPEMREVKPGRFAACHHPILEPNLEPEGV, encoded by the coding sequence ATGACGGTGGCGCGCACGGATCCGGCTCTCCGCGCGACGGGTGCGCTCGAGGGCGACGCCGTCCTCCAGCTGAAGGACCTCGTCGTCGAGTTCCCGGTGGGCGGGGGGAAGGTCGTGCACGCCGTCTCCGGGATCTCCCTGGAGGTCCGCAGGGGAGAGACGCTCGGGCTGGTCGGCGAGTCCGGCTGCGGCAAGTCCACCACGGGCCGGGCGATCATGCAGCTGCCCAGGCCGACCAGCGGCTCGGTGGTGTTCGACGGCCGTGATCTCACGACGCTCTCGCACCGCGAGCTCCGGGAACTGCGCCCCAAGCTCCAGATGATCTTCCAGGACCCGATCTCGTCACTCAACCCGAGGCGTCGGATCCCCGACATCGTCGGTGACCCACTGGTGGTGTGGGGCCGCGGCGACGAGCGGGCCAGGGTCGTGCCGGAGGTGCTCGCGGCGGTCGGGCTCGACCCGGAGCAGGTGGCCGACCGGCGGCCCCACCAGTTCTCCGGCGGGCAGTGCCAGCGCGTGTCGATCGCCAGGGCGCTGGTGCTCGACCCGGAGGTGCTGATCTGCGACGAGCCGGTGTCGGCTCTTGACGTGTCGGTGCAGGCGCAGATCCTCAACCTGCTGGAGGACATGAAGCGCCGCTACGGGCTCACGCTGGTGTTCATCGCCCACGACCTCGGGGTGGTGCGCAACATCAGCGACCGGGTCGCCGTCATGTACCTCGGCCGGATCTGCGAGCTCGGGGAGACCACGGCCCTGTTCGACGACCCGGTGCACCCCTACACGCGGCTGCTCGTCTCGTCGATCCCGTCGATGGAGACCGTCACCGGAGCCGATATCGAGATGGCCGACCGGGGCCGCGGCGAGATGCCCTCCCCGATCGACCCGCCCAGCGGGTGCCGCTTCCGCACCCGATGCCCCCTCGCCACCGAGCGGTGCGCCGCCGAGGTGCCCGAGATGCGCGAGGTGAAGCCAGGGCGGTTCGCCGCCTGTCACCACCCGATCCTCGAACCGAATCTCGAGCCGGAAGGAGTCTGA
- a CDS encoding MaoC/PaaZ C-terminal domain-containing protein: protein MPVDPGAVGRAGEPRTRTWTSTDALLYAVGVGAGLGEPTQELAFTTENSAGVPQQVLPTFAVLLSQAPPPSFGTFDPAMLVHAEQEITLHRPVPVEGTVTATARVAGVYDKGKGALVVTESTALLADGDPLATNRSALFIRGEGGFGGDRGPRDDWAAPDRAPDHSVRYETRPEQALLYRLSGDRNPLHSDPAFAARAGFGKPILHGLCTYGVTGRALLHAVAGADPARLVGMYGRFSATVTPGQALTVDIWDEGGGRILHRTRTDDGTVVIDRGRATVQAAGR from the coding sequence ATGCCCGTCGATCCCGGAGCCGTCGGTCGTGCAGGAGAGCCACGCACCCGGACCTGGACCTCCACCGACGCCCTGCTGTACGCCGTCGGCGTCGGGGCGGGGCTCGGAGAGCCCACGCAGGAGCTCGCGTTCACCACCGAGAACTCCGCGGGGGTGCCCCAACAGGTGCTGCCGACGTTCGCGGTGCTCCTGTCGCAGGCGCCGCCGCCCTCGTTCGGCACGTTCGACCCGGCGATGCTGGTGCACGCAGAGCAGGAGATCACCCTGCACCGCCCGGTGCCCGTCGAGGGCACGGTCACTGCGACGGCCCGGGTGGCGGGCGTGTACGACAAGGGCAAGGGCGCCCTCGTCGTCACCGAGTCGACCGCGCTGCTCGCCGACGGGGACCCGCTCGCCACCAACCGCAGCGCCCTGTTCATCCGCGGCGAGGGCGGCTTCGGAGGAGACCGCGGCCCGCGCGACGACTGGGCCGCGCCGGACCGCGCGCCCGACCACAGCGTGCGCTACGAGACGCGCCCCGAGCAGGCGCTGCTCTACCGGCTGTCAGGCGACCGCAACCCGCTGCACTCCGACCCGGCGTTCGCGGCACGCGCCGGTTTCGGCAAACCGATCCTGCACGGGCTCTGCACGTACGGCGTCACCGGGCGTGCGCTGCTGCACGCGGTCGCGGGCGCCGATCCGGCCCGCCTCGTCGGTATGTACGGGCGGTTCAGCGCGACCGTCACGCCGGGGCAGGCCCTCACGGTGGACATCTGGGACGAGGGCGGCGGGCGGATCCTGCACCGCACGCGCACCGACGACGGCACGGTCGTGATCGACCGCGGCCGGGCAACGGTCCAGGCGGCGGGCCGATGA
- a CDS encoding amidohydrolase family protein: MTGVNPPELLAADLVAIDVHTHVHFSTKAAQSEAGATRLAQMREHFKSDVVGMDVHQLAAFYRERRMAAVAFTVDSLGDRDEHAPSNEEIGEIAAEHPDVIIPFASVHPARGKAGAKIARRLIEGYGFRGFKFHPSVQEVFPNDPVAFPIYEVLAEHGLPALFHTGQNGVGAGTKGGGGVRLKYSNPLHLDDVAVDFPDMPIIMAHPSFPWQDEALAVATHKAQVYIELSGWSPKYFPPQLVQYANTLLRKKVMFGTDFPLFTPERWMADLETTEIRDSVKPDIMLHNAARLFGLEKDGS, translated from the coding sequence ATGACCGGCGTGAACCCGCCCGAGCTGCTCGCCGCCGACCTCGTCGCCATCGACGTGCACACCCACGTGCACTTCTCCACCAAGGCGGCGCAGTCGGAGGCCGGTGCCACGCGCTTGGCGCAGATGAGGGAGCACTTCAAGTCCGACGTGGTCGGCATGGACGTGCACCAGCTCGCGGCGTTCTACCGGGAGCGGCGCATGGCGGCCGTGGCCTTCACGGTCGACTCGCTCGGCGACCGGGACGAGCACGCCCCGAGCAACGAGGAGATCGGCGAGATCGCCGCCGAGCACCCCGACGTGATCATCCCGTTCGCCAGCGTGCACCCCGCGCGCGGCAAGGCCGGCGCGAAGATCGCACGGCGCCTGATCGAGGGCTACGGGTTCCGCGGCTTCAAGTTCCACCCGAGCGTCCAGGAGGTCTTCCCGAACGACCCGGTGGCGTTCCCGATCTACGAGGTGCTCGCCGAGCACGGGCTGCCTGCGCTGTTCCACACCGGGCAGAACGGCGTCGGCGCCGGCACGAAGGGCGGTGGGGGAGTCCGGCTCAAGTACTCCAACCCGCTGCACCTCGACGACGTGGCCGTCGACTTCCCGGACATGCCGATCATCATGGCCCACCCGTCGTTCCCGTGGCAGGACGAGGCGCTGGCGGTGGCCACGCACAAGGCGCAGGTGTACATCGAGCTGTCGGGCTGGTCGCCGAAGTACTTCCCGCCGCAGCTGGTGCAGTACGCGAACACGCTGCTGCGCAAGAAGGTGATGTTCGGGACCGACTTCCCGCTGTTCACCCCCGAGCGGTGGATGGCGGACCTGGAGACGACCGAGATCCGCGACAGCGTGAAGCCCGACATCATGCTGCACAACGCCGCGCGTCTCTTCGGCCTGGAGAAGGACGGGTCGTGA
- a CDS encoding AMP-binding protein, translated as MNVRLEDNFASHFEHIADLVPDRVAVATRERELSWAQLDEQADRLAGYLAARGVGAGDRVALDARNSPEYLVALHALFKLMAAPVNVNYRYRATEVRYLLEISGAMAAIVDDDLADVVAEAAAPLPGCDMLVRIEAAGGFGADVAAADRHPRRPRGDTEWRLFTGGTTGHPKAVIGSHTERLRSVRAGGFASLGLDDSDGIEALHQALDIDPHGPRGMVHLPASPMMHGTGLYSALGALSIGAPVVLLTGRGVSGAGLLDAIARHGVTDLTIVGDAFGLRLLDALDERAAAGRPLGIDSLRRIRSIGAVWSPGVKRRLLAHADLTLLDTIASAEGGVYATSVATRASIDDEAATFRLVPGARLLDEDGRDVVPGSGTIGTLAAPVVSEAGYEGDPEKTSGAFRDIDGVRYTMPGDLATLEADGRLRLLGRGSSVVNTGGEKVFTDEVELVLRTHPAVRDAVVLGVPDVRWGNVVAAVVSLERGSGADPDELGAFVGSRLAGYKKPRRVAVVPEVQRLNTGKADLVWARRQLEAMPAPIAP; from the coding sequence GTGAACGTCAGGCTGGAGGACAACTTCGCGTCGCACTTCGAACACATCGCCGACCTGGTCCCGGATCGGGTGGCGGTGGCCACCCGAGAGCGGGAGCTGTCCTGGGCCCAGCTCGACGAGCAGGCCGACCGGCTCGCCGGGTACCTGGCCGCTCGGGGCGTGGGCGCGGGCGACCGGGTCGCGCTGGACGCGCGGAACTCGCCGGAGTACCTGGTCGCGCTGCACGCCCTGTTCAAGCTGATGGCCGCGCCGGTGAACGTCAACTACCGGTATCGGGCCACCGAGGTGCGGTACCTGCTGGAGATCTCCGGAGCCATGGCCGCGATCGTCGACGACGATCTCGCCGACGTCGTGGCCGAGGCCGCCGCCCCGCTGCCGGGATGCGACATGCTGGTCCGGATCGAGGCGGCCGGCGGGTTCGGGGCGGACGTCGCTGCCGCGGACCGGCACCCGCGCCGCCCGCGCGGGGACACCGAGTGGCGGCTGTTCACCGGCGGCACCACGGGCCACCCGAAGGCCGTGATCGGGAGCCACACCGAGCGGCTGCGTTCGGTGCGTGCCGGCGGCTTCGCGTCGCTCGGGCTGGATGACTCCGATGGGATCGAGGCGCTGCACCAGGCGCTCGACATCGACCCGCACGGCCCCCGCGGGATGGTGCACCTGCCCGCGTCGCCGATGATGCACGGCACCGGCCTGTACTCCGCGCTCGGCGCGCTGTCCATCGGTGCGCCCGTCGTGCTGCTGACCGGCCGGGGCGTCTCGGGCGCAGGCCTCCTGGATGCGATCGCGCGGCACGGCGTCACCGACCTGACCATCGTGGGCGACGCGTTCGGGCTGCGCCTCCTCGATGCCCTCGACGAACGGGCCGCGGCGGGGCGCCCGCTCGGGATCGACTCGTTGCGCCGGATCCGCAGCATCGGCGCGGTGTGGAGCCCAGGCGTGAAGCGCAGGCTGCTCGCCCACGCCGACCTCACCCTGCTGGACACCATCGCATCGGCCGAGGGCGGGGTGTACGCCACGTCCGTGGCCACGCGTGCATCGATCGACGACGAAGCCGCGACCTTCCGGCTGGTGCCCGGTGCGCGCCTGCTCGACGAGGACGGCCGCGACGTCGTGCCCGGTTCGGGAACGATCGGCACGCTCGCCGCGCCGGTCGTGTCCGAAGCGGGTTACGAGGGTGATCCGGAGAAGACGTCCGGCGCGTTCCGCGACATCGACGGCGTGCGGTACACGATGCCCGGTGACCTGGCCACCCTCGAGGCCGACGGGCGGCTGCGGCTGCTCGGCCGGGGGAGCTCCGTGGTCAACACTGGAGGCGAGAAGGTGTTCACCGACGAGGTGGAGCTCGTGCTGCGCACCCACCCGGCCGTGCGCGACGCCGTGGTGCTCGGCGTCCCCGACGTGCGCTGGGGCAACGTGGTCGCGGCGGTGGTGTCGCTGGAGCGTGGGTCCGGCGCCGATCCCGACGAGCTCGGCGCGTTCGTCGGCTCCCGGCTGGCCGGCTACAAGAAGCCGCGCCGGGTCGCCGTGGTCCCCGAGGTGCAGCGGCTCAACACGGGCAAGGCCGATCTGGTGTGGGCGCGGCGGCAGTTGGAGGCCATGCCGGCACCGATCGCCCCGTGA
- a CDS encoding MFS transporter yields the protein MRTLPSSDWWVVVGGSVLLTLQNGLIISAFGAYLVVITADTGWAPGVIALGYAIVQLGNGFLSPLTGWFCDRVGVRAVARVGTVVTAAGFAVASAVTDASHFVGAVVVIALGCSAAGITPLTVAVVQTMTERRTLALGLLPTGIALGGLAVPLVTWALDGTGWRATFLGVAIVIFVVGLVASSALPADRSRPRSEAASGDPAAYGAATAMRTSAFWLLVAGHGTALVAVSAVSLHLVPLMTHDHGIPLATAGLTVAVMSTAQLLGQVATGVIADRLDKRLLAAACMVVQTGVLVAFATVSGVGLVVAAAVVHGIAWGLRGPVMTALRADYFGVGSFGTIMGWSAGFVSIGLVVGPLLVTAVAGGTGGYPAAFLVLAAVTAAGAIAFLVLRRPRDPVPGLARPRCGEAG from the coding sequence GTGAGGACGCTGCCTTCGAGCGATTGGTGGGTGGTCGTCGGCGGGTCGGTCCTGCTCACCCTGCAGAACGGTCTGATCATCAGCGCGTTCGGCGCCTACCTCGTGGTGATCACGGCCGACACCGGCTGGGCGCCGGGGGTGATCGCGCTCGGCTACGCGATCGTCCAGCTCGGCAACGGCTTCCTCTCGCCGCTCACCGGGTGGTTCTGCGACCGGGTGGGGGTGCGCGCGGTGGCCCGGGTGGGAACGGTCGTCACGGCGGCGGGCTTCGCCGTGGCTTCCGCCGTGACCGACGCGTCGCATTTCGTCGGCGCGGTCGTCGTGATCGCGCTGGGGTGCTCGGCGGCGGGCATCACGCCGCTGACCGTTGCGGTGGTGCAGACGATGACCGAGCGCCGCACCCTGGCCCTTGGGCTCCTCCCGACCGGGATCGCGCTCGGCGGGCTGGCCGTGCCGCTCGTGACGTGGGCGCTGGACGGAACGGGCTGGCGTGCCACGTTCCTCGGCGTGGCGATCGTGATCTTCGTGGTCGGCCTGGTGGCGAGCTCGGCCCTGCCGGCCGACCGGAGCCGCCCCCGATCCGAGGCGGCGTCCGGCGATCCCGCGGCATACGGCGCGGCCACCGCCATGCGGACTTCCGCGTTCTGGCTGCTCGTCGCGGGACACGGCACGGCACTGGTCGCGGTCAGCGCCGTGAGCCTGCACCTGGTGCCGCTGATGACCCACGATCACGGCATCCCGCTGGCGACGGCCGGTCTCACGGTCGCGGTGATGTCGACGGCGCAGCTGCTCGGCCAGGTCGCGACCGGTGTGATCGCCGATCGCCTCGACAAGCGCCTGCTCGCCGCCGCGTGCATGGTCGTGCAAACCGGCGTGCTGGTCGCGTTCGCGACCGTGTCCGGCGTCGGGCTCGTCGTGGCGGCGGCGGTCGTCCACGGGATCGCATGGGGGCTGCGCGGCCCGGTGATGACCGCGTTGCGCGCGGACTACTTCGGCGTCGGCTCGTTCGGCACGATCATGGGCTGGTCGGCGGGGTTCGTCTCGATCGGGCTGGTGGTCGGGCCGCTGCTCGTCACCGCGGTCGCCGGCGGCACGGGTGGCTACCCGGCGGCCTTCCTCGTGCTGGCCGCGGTGACCGCCGCAGGCGCGATCGCGTTCCTGGTGCTGCGGCGGCCGCGCGACCCGGTGCCCGGGCTCGCGCGGCCGCGCTGTGGTGAGGCCGGGTGA
- a CDS encoding RNA polymerase sigma factor, translating to MTTSEGAPAATAPPDEDVALWAAARDGDPDAFAELYHRHADPVWRHAHRLTGSPTAAEDVLAATFLTTWRRRREVQLAGGSLRAWLLAVAGNEARTEWRRAHRRHRLLRRVGPAPHVVDHSDTVVASLDDRRRARQVLAAVAELPASQREAVALCLVGDVSYADAADVLGVPEATLRSRVHRARATLRTVVPEEVR from the coding sequence ATGACGACCAGTGAGGGGGCGCCGGCCGCGACAGCGCCGCCGGACGAGGACGTCGCGCTGTGGGCCGCGGCGCGCGACGGCGACCCCGACGCATTCGCCGAGCTGTACCACCGCCATGCCGACCCGGTCTGGCGCCACGCCCACCGGTTGACCGGCTCCCCGACGGCGGCCGAGGACGTCCTCGCCGCGACGTTCCTGACCACATGGCGCCGCAGGCGGGAGGTGCAGCTCGCGGGCGGTTCCCTGCGCGCGTGGCTGCTCGCGGTGGCCGGCAACGAGGCCCGCACGGAATGGCGACGGGCGCACCGCAGGCACCGGCTGCTGCGGCGGGTCGGCCCCGCACCGCACGTCGTCGACCACTCCGACACCGTCGTGGCCTCGCTCGACGACCGCCGCCGCGCGCGCCAGGTGCTCGCGGCCGTTGCCGAGCTGCCCGCTTCGCAGCGCGAGGCCGTCGCGCTGTGTCTGGTCGGCGACGTCTCCTACGCGGATGCGGCGGACGTGCTCGGGGTGCCCGAGGCGACGCTGCGCTCCCGCGTCCACCGCGCCCGCGCCACCCTGCGCACCGTCGTGCCCGAGGAGGTCCGATGA
- a CDS encoding DUF4230 domain-containing protein → MAHQLLESDTRRWTGRLRRRRSPLKLIAAVAALAIALPLGAQFAGLFPALSATFAPQTVDRGPAPLLTALTDISEYHAATGAFQVLVDIERDTPHVPALISGERTTLFATGHVDATVDFSGLGPDRVTASADQRAVTFTLPAARLAPATLDPAATRVVGRDRGIVERLAGIINNNPVRDEELYRLAARKLDESARQSDLVARAETNTRDMLTSLARSLGYEQVTVTFGDPV, encoded by the coding sequence ATGGCGCACCAACTGCTCGAGTCCGACACCAGGAGATGGACCGGCCGGCTGCGGCGCCGTCGCTCTCCGCTCAAGCTCATCGCGGCCGTCGCCGCACTGGCGATCGCCCTGCCGCTCGGCGCGCAGTTCGCGGGGCTGTTCCCTGCCCTGTCCGCCACCTTCGCGCCGCAGACCGTTGACCGCGGCCCGGCTCCGCTGTTGACCGCGCTGACCGACATCTCCGAGTACCACGCCGCCACCGGCGCGTTCCAGGTGCTCGTCGACATCGAACGCGACACACCGCACGTCCCCGCGTTGATCAGCGGCGAGCGCACCACGCTGTTCGCCACCGGCCACGTCGACGCCACGGTCGACTTCTCGGGTCTCGGGCCGGATCGGGTGACCGCGTCGGCCGACCAGCGTGCCGTCACCTTCACGTTGCCGGCGGCGCGGCTGGCGCCTGCCACCCTCGACCCGGCAGCCACCCGGGTGGTCGGCCGTGACCGGGGCATCGTCGAGCGGCTGGCGGGCATCATCAACAACAACCCCGTCCGCGACGAGGAGCTCTACCGGCTGGCCGCGCGGAAGCTGGACGAGTCGGCACGGCAGAGCGACCTCGTCGCCCGCGCCGAGACCAACACCCGCGACATGCTGACGTCGCTGGCGCGCTCGCTCGGGTACGAGCAGGTCACGGTGACGTTCGGGGATCCGGTCTGA
- a CDS encoding DUF6081 family protein encodes MSAQDGFVTYDELDGPGLDPARWSPARLPLPTGGDHIPLDPGAELTVGAGEVRVTIPRFSLAHDSFQPADSPKYLVFSTGEFELLPDRPATFAADMAVENIGGAPEDYRRGMAAFHVFDFEASKRVFAVCGTSTRVLALHELLGSWGTADPFYHVVESPYEDFDDDFTRLRACEITLDRKSSTATWLVDGHTVYQAGGTFIPERVRIGIGIWTQLPIRDGRSRSLGGQGLSARWRGFRVRTT; translated from the coding sequence ATGTCGGCACAGGACGGCTTCGTCACCTACGACGAACTCGACGGGCCGGGCCTCGACCCCGCCCGTTGGAGCCCGGCGCGCCTGCCGCTCCCGACGGGCGGTGACCACATCCCGCTGGATCCCGGCGCGGAACTGACCGTCGGTGCGGGCGAGGTCCGGGTGACGATCCCCCGGTTCTCGCTGGCGCACGACAGCTTCCAGCCCGCGGACAGCCCCAAGTACCTCGTCTTCTCGACCGGTGAGTTCGAGCTGCTGCCCGATCGACCCGCGACGTTCGCCGCGGACATGGCGGTCGAGAACATCGGCGGCGCGCCGGAGGACTACCGGCGGGGAATGGCCGCCTTCCACGTCTTCGACTTCGAGGCCAGCAAGCGCGTGTTCGCCGTCTGCGGCACGTCCACCCGTGTGCTCGCGCTGCACGAGCTGCTCGGTTCGTGGGGGACGGCCGATCCCTTCTACCACGTGGTCGAGTCGCCGTACGAGGACTTCGACGACGACTTCACCCGGCTCCGCGCATGCGAGATCACGCTCGACCGGAAGAGCTCGACCGCGACGTGGCTGGTCGACGGCCACACCGTCTACCAGGCGGGTGGCACGTTCATCCCCGAACGCGTCCGCATCGGGATCGGGATCTGGACGCAGCTCCCGATCCGGGACGGTCGCAGCCGCTCGCTCGGCGGTCAGGGCCTGAGCGCGCGGTGGCGCGGGTTCCGGGTGCGCACGACCTGA
- a CDS encoding amidohydrolase family protein has translation MSRPRPPLVDCDIHNELAPGSLRPYLPRRWREYDETYGNRGDGGSSYPKGAPRAARTDAWPPSGLPAGGDLDFMREQLLDAHDVRYGILNCLSKANRQQNPEYAAALCRAVNEWQVEEWLEKEPRLRAGITVPYEEPALAVDEIDRAAAHPGFVQVLLLVRTDEPLGRRRYWPIYEAAVRNGLPVGIHFGGGRANPLTGSGWPSFYIEDHTAMAQAFQAQLVSLVVEGVFERFPTLEVVLIEGGFGWVPSLMWRMDKHWTRLHDEVPHLTRRPSEYVRDHVWFTTQPIEEPPDPRHLLTVFDNMGGTDKILFSTDYPHWDFDDPDRAIRARLEPETRARIFGGNAMALYGLD, from the coding sequence ATGTCCCGGCCGCGCCCGCCCCTCGTCGACTGCGACATCCACAACGAGCTCGCCCCCGGCTCGCTGCGCCCGTACCTGCCCCGGCGGTGGCGCGAGTACGACGAGACCTACGGCAACCGGGGCGACGGCGGCTCCTCCTACCCGAAGGGAGCGCCGCGGGCGGCGCGCACCGACGCGTGGCCACCGTCGGGGCTGCCGGCGGGCGGCGACCTCGACTTCATGCGTGAGCAGCTCCTCGACGCCCACGACGTCCGCTACGGGATCCTCAACTGCCTCAGCAAGGCCAACCGGCAGCAGAACCCGGAGTACGCGGCGGCGCTCTGCCGCGCCGTCAACGAGTGGCAGGTCGAGGAGTGGCTGGAGAAGGAGCCGCGATTGCGGGCCGGGATCACCGTCCCGTACGAGGAGCCCGCGCTCGCGGTCGACGAGATCGACCGGGCCGCCGCCCACCCCGGTTTCGTGCAGGTGCTGCTGCTCGTCCGCACCGACGAGCCGCTCGGGCGGCGCAGGTACTGGCCCATCTACGAGGCGGCGGTCCGCAACGGCCTGCCCGTCGGGATCCACTTCGGCGGCGGGCGCGCCAACCCGCTCACCGGATCGGGCTGGCCGTCGTTCTACATCGAGGACCACACGGCGATGGCCCAGGCCTTCCAGGCCCAGCTCGTCAGCCTCGTCGTCGAGGGCGTCTTCGAGCGGTTCCCGACGCTTGAGGTGGTGCTCATCGAGGGCGGCTTCGGCTGGGTGCCCTCGTTGATGTGGCGGATGGACAAGCACTGGACGCGGCTGCACGACGAGGTCCCGCACCTCACCCGCAGGCCGTCGGAGTACGTGCGCGACCACGTCTGGTTCACGACGCAGCCGATCGAGGAGCCACCCGACCCCCGCCATCTGCTCACCGTCTTCGACAACATGGGAGGGACCGACAAGATCCTCTTCTCCACCGACTACCCGCACTGGGACTTCGACGACCCGGACCGCGCGATCAGGGCGAGGCTCGAGCCCGAGACGCGCGCGCGGATCTTCGGCGGCAACGCCATGGCGCTGTACGGCCTCGACTGA
- a CDS encoding Rieske (2Fe-2S) protein, whose protein sequence is MAGHVVGTTDEIGPGRRKIVEIDGRSIGVFNVGGRYYALRNRCPHAGARLCDGVLTGLVTSSSPGEYTYLRAGEILRCPWHGWEFDIATGRSWFDPERTRVRSYEATVEPADADLSDAGYEPGPYRAERYDVEVRRQFVVVHV, encoded by the coding sequence ATGGCCGGCCACGTCGTGGGCACGACCGACGAGATCGGTCCCGGCCGGCGCAAGATCGTCGAGATCGACGGGCGGTCGATCGGGGTCTTCAACGTGGGCGGGCGCTACTACGCCCTGCGCAACCGGTGCCCGCACGCCGGGGCCCGGCTGTGCGACGGGGTCCTCACCGGGCTGGTCACATCGAGCTCGCCGGGGGAGTACACGTACCTGCGGGCCGGGGAGATCCTGCGCTGTCCGTGGCACGGCTGGGAGTTCGACATCGCGACAGGGCGCTCGTGGTTCGACCCGGAGCGCACCCGGGTCCGCTCCTACGAGGCGACCGTGGAACCCGCCGATGCGGATCTGTCCGACGCGGGCTACGAGCCCGGCCCGTACCGCGCCGAGCGCTACGACGTCGAGGTGCGGCGGCAGTTCGTCGTCGTGCACGTTTGA
- a CDS encoding DMT family transporter, with protein sequence MAVGAAVAAGVGLAAQARLNGELGARLGDGVAASLASTTAGLVLLLALVPVVPAGRRGLRSVGVALRAGALRWWHCLGGVGGALFVASQGISVGALGVAAFTVAIVAGSAIGGLLADRWGLGPTGRHRVSPARVTGALACVAAVAVAVSDRLGIPGTAALVVLPLLAGIGVATQSALNGRVGAAAHSPWPATLVSFVVAELTLAGVVLAGIAARGAPGDHLPAEPWLYAAGLIGIGVIATAARVVGQVGVLVFSLASVAGQLLGALALDALTAGPRPTVAVWIGTAVTFGAVTLAAFPGRRRTP encoded by the coding sequence GTGGCGGTGGGGGCGGCGGTGGCTGCCGGTGTCGGGCTGGCCGCTCAGGCGAGGTTGAACGGGGAGCTCGGCGCACGGCTCGGCGACGGGGTCGCGGCCTCGCTGGCCTCGACAACAGCGGGCCTCGTCCTGTTGCTGGCGCTCGTGCCCGTCGTTCCCGCCGGGCGCCGTGGCCTGAGGTCCGTCGGCGTCGCATTGCGGGCGGGCGCGTTGCGCTGGTGGCACTGCCTCGGTGGGGTCGGCGGAGCGCTGTTCGTGGCCAGCCAGGGGATCAGCGTCGGCGCGTTGGGGGTCGCCGCGTTCACCGTGGCGATCGTCGCGGGTAGCGCGATCGGCGGCCTCCTCGCCGACCGGTGGGGACTGGGCCCCACTGGGCGGCATCGGGTCTCGCCTGCTCGGGTGACTGGCGCCCTGGCCTGCGTCGCAGCGGTCGCCGTCGCCGTCTCCGATCGGCTGGGCATCCCGGGTACCGCGGCCCTTGTGGTGCTCCCGCTGCTCGCCGGCATCGGGGTCGCCACCCAGTCGGCGCTCAACGGCCGGGTCGGCGCGGCCGCTCACTCGCCGTGGCCGGCCACGCTGGTGAGCTTCGTCGTTGCCGAGCTGACGCTCGCCGGCGTGGTGCTGGCCGGGATCGCCGCCCGCGGCGCCCCGGGCGATCACCTCCCCGCCGAGCCGTGGCTCTATGCGGCCGGATTGATCGGCATCGGCGTGATCGCCACTGCGGCCCGCGTCGTCGGCCAGGTCGGCGTGCTGGTCTTCAGCCTGGCCAGTGTCGCCGGCCAGCTGCTCGGTGCGCTCGCCCTGGACGCGCTGACCGCCGGACCCAGGCCCACGGTGGCAGTCTGGATCGGAACCGCCGTCACGTTCGGCGCGGTGACGCTGGCGGCCTTTCCGGGACGTCGCCGGACGCCCTGA